A portion of the Flavobacterium limnophilum genome contains these proteins:
- a CDS encoding SCO family protein, with amino-acid sequence MLKNKSYIWISFVVLIFGILVVPEIVNRIENNGIVKGDRLNKLSNSSKVDANLQTIGPAPKFELTNQDNVKITNETYKGKVYVLEFFFSTCPTICPKMNQSMLVIEKKFFGNPNFGIVSISIDPEHDTSAVLKAHRELLGVKSSNWNFLTGDKTYIFDLSNKGFNLYAGQNSKVKGGFEHSGLFALIDKNGNIRCRKDEFGNPILYYDGLEKKGVRDIQQDIAILLKE; translated from the coding sequence ATGCTTAAAAACAAATCATACATCTGGATTTCTTTTGTTGTCCTGATTTTTGGAATCTTGGTGGTTCCAGAAATAGTTAACAGAATTGAAAACAACGGAATTGTAAAAGGAGATCGGTTAAACAAATTGTCCAATTCATCAAAAGTGGATGCGAATTTGCAAACAATTGGTCCTGCTCCAAAATTCGAATTGACGAACCAAGACAATGTCAAGATTACCAATGAGACCTACAAAGGGAAAGTATATGTCCTGGAATTTTTCTTTTCGACTTGTCCAACTATTTGCCCAAAAATGAACCAAAGTATGTTGGTTATTGAAAAAAAGTTCTTCGGCAATCCTAATTTTGGAATTGTTTCCATTTCCATAGATCCTGAACACGATACGTCGGCAGTCTTGAAAGCCCACAGAGAATTATTGGGTGTAAAATCCTCTAATTGGAATTTCTTGACAGGCGATAAAACGTATATTTTCGATTTGTCCAACAAAGGATTTAATCTTTATGCGGGACAAAACAGCAAAGTTAAAGGTGGTTTTGAACATTCGGGATTGTTTGCCCTGATTGACAAAAACGGCAACATACGATGCAGAAAAGATGAATTTGGAAACCCGATTTTGTATTATGACGGTTTAGAGAAAAAAGGAGTGAGAGACATTCAACAAGATATAGCAATTTTATTAAAAGAATAA
- a CDS encoding DUF4403 family protein: protein MKYLSVLVVFLMIFLISSCSTSNKIAALKPEPDNADPLVYENTASFINLPISIKIKDIENQTNALLNGLIYEDNNIEDDNIEMKIWKLAPITIESDKESTTGKIKTVLPLKALVKYRIGTKTMGVELYNTKEFNLNGLVTLVSDVGLTNWKLVTKTELKSLDWNESPTMVVFGKNAPVTYLINPAVKLFRSKIEKKIDAAIEKSMDFKPNVLAALDKICTPFQMSEAYESWLRIIPVEIYSTNAKLKNDTFLMEMGMKCMMETLIGNKPESKFDASKIVLKPVTKIPNQITANIAAVSTYADASKIMTKNFAGQEFGSGSKKVTVQNVGIWHKNNKMVIALDLLGTVNGTIYLTGFPQYNQQTKEVYFDKLDYALDTKNKLMRTANWLAQGLVLRKIQESCRYSIVPNLEEGKQNMAAYLKNYSPMPGVFVNGKMEDIQFDKIQLTNKAIIAFIKITGTVNVSVDGIK from the coding sequence ATGAAATACCTTTCCGTCCTAGTTGTTTTTCTAATGATTTTCTTGATTTCAAGCTGTTCCACATCCAATAAAATAGCGGCATTAAAACCAGAACCAGACAATGCCGACCCCTTGGTTTATGAAAACACGGCTTCTTTCATCAATTTACCCATTAGCATAAAAATCAAGGACATTGAAAATCAAACCAATGCACTCTTGAATGGTTTGATTTATGAAGACAACAACATCGAAGACGACAATATCGAGATGAAAATTTGGAAATTGGCTCCAATAACCATCGAAAGTGACAAAGAAAGTACGACCGGAAAAATAAAAACGGTATTGCCGTTAAAAGCGTTGGTCAAATATAGAATTGGCACAAAAACCATGGGCGTTGAATTGTACAACACCAAAGAGTTTAACCTAAACGGATTGGTAACACTCGTCAGCGACGTGGGCTTGACCAATTGGAAACTCGTAACCAAAACTGAACTAAAATCCTTGGACTGGAACGAAAGCCCAACAATGGTTGTTTTTGGAAAAAATGCTCCCGTTACCTATCTCATCAATCCTGCCGTGAAGCTTTTTAGGTCTAAAATCGAAAAGAAAATTGATGCAGCGATAGAAAAATCGATGGATTTCAAGCCCAATGTTTTGGCGGCTTTGGATAAAATATGCACACCGTTTCAAATGAGTGAAGCTTATGAAAGTTGGCTTCGAATTATTCCTGTTGAAATTTATTCGACCAATGCCAAACTCAAAAACGACACTTTTTTGATGGAAATGGGAATGAAATGCATGATGGAAACTTTGATAGGAAACAAACCGGAATCAAAATTTGATGCGTCAAAAATTGTCCTGAAACCGGTAACTAAAATCCCAAACCAAATTACTGCAAATATTGCCGCGGTTTCTACTTATGCAGACGCTTCCAAAATAATGACCAAGAATTTTGCCGGACAGGAATTTGGTTCCGGCAGCAAAAAAGTAACCGTGCAAAATGTCGGAATTTGGCATAAAAACAACAAGATGGTCATCGCTTTAGACCTTCTGGGAACGGTAAATGGAACGATATATTTAACTGGATTTCCTCAATACAACCAACAAACAAAAGAAGTCTATTTCGACAAATTAGATTATGCCTTGGACACCAAGAATAAATTGATGCGAACTGCCAACTGGCTGGCACAAGGACTAGTTTTAAGAAAAATTCAGGAGAGTTGCCGCTATTCCATAGTTCCTAATTTGGAGGAAGGAAAACAGAACATGGCTGCTTATTTAAAAAATTATTCACCAATGCCCGGAGTCTTTGTCAACGGCAAAATGGAAGATATTCAATTCGACAAAATTCAATTGACAAACAAAGCCATCATTGCTTTTATAAAAATAACCGGAACAGTCAATGTTTCGGTGGATGGGATAAAGTAG
- a CDS encoding DUF420 domain-containing protein produces the protein MEDNSLEQKFNKFIIVVSIVIPVVVALLFSVKLKDFGFHVEPLSFLPPIYATINGITAVVLIAGVLAIKNGKRKLHKQLMTTAIALSVAFLVMYVAYHMTSESTKFGGEGMIRNVYFFILISHILLSIAVIPLVLITYVRALAERFDKHKKIAKITFPIWLYVAITGVVVYLMIAPYYVY, from the coding sequence ATGGAAGATAATTCGTTAGAGCAAAAATTCAACAAGTTTATAATTGTAGTATCAATTGTAATTCCAGTTGTGGTGGCACTTCTTTTTAGTGTCAAACTAAAAGATTTTGGATTCCACGTTGAACCGCTTTCCTTTCTTCCACCTATTTATGCAACCATAAACGGGATTACTGCCGTTGTTTTGATTGCTGGAGTATTAGCCATTAAAAACGGTAAAAGGAAATTGCATAAACAATTAATGACAACTGCAATTGCTCTTTCGGTAGCTTTTTTGGTAATGTATGTTGCTTATCACATGACTTCTGAATCCACGAAATTTGGTGGCGAAGGAATGATTAGAAATGTATATTTCTTTATTTTAATATCGCACATCCTTTTGTCCATCGCCGTTATTCCGCTGGTTTTGATTACTTATGTTCGCGCCTTGGCAGAAAGATTTGATAAACACAAAAAAATAGCCAAAATTACCTTCCCAATTTGGTTGTATGTTGCCATTACCGGTGTAGTGGTTTATTTAATGATTGCGCCTTATTATGTTTACTAA
- a CDS encoding cytochrome c oxidase subunit 3: MDTVTTANSGEKIWGGGDNQPMGASYGKLMMWFFILSDALTFSGFLAAYGFSRFKFIETWPLADEVFTHFPFMHGVSAPMYYVAFMTFVLIFSSVTMVLAVDAGHQLKKDKVALYLFLTIVGGLIFVGSQAWEWKNFIKGEYGAIETKGGSLLQFVDKDGKRLALADFAATLPDEREQLTRNKGRWFMDEAALPSYSVAEVQAGFKAHPEVLIRTEVINDKKQKTILSREESELRLAQASLVVEGANLTRNEYGSKLFADFFFFITGFHGFHVFSGVVINIIVFFNVLLGTYEKRKSYEMVEKVGLYWHFVDLVWVFVFTVFYLV, from the coding sequence ATGGATACAGTTACTACTGCGAATAGTGGAGAAAAAATTTGGGGAGGCGGAGACAACCAGCCAATGGGAGCTAGTTATGGCAAATTAATGATGTGGTTTTTTATCCTGTCAGATGCTTTGACTTTCTCGGGATTTTTAGCTGCTTATGGCTTTTCTAGATTTAAATTTATTGAAACTTGGCCTTTGGCCGATGAGGTGTTTACACACTTTCCTTTTATGCATGGCGTTTCGGCACCAATGTATTATGTCGCTTTTATGACTTTTGTCTTGATTTTTTCATCTGTAACGATGGTTCTTGCTGTAGATGCTGGACATCAATTGAAAAAAGATAAAGTAGCCCTTTATCTGTTCTTGACTATCGTTGGAGGTTTAATATTCGTGGGTTCACAAGCTTGGGAATGGAAAAACTTCATCAAAGGGGAATATGGTGCAATCGAAACAAAAGGAGGAAGTTTGCTCCAGTTTGTGGATAAAGATGGTAAACGTTTGGCTCTTGCTGATTTCGCTGCTACTTTACCAGATGAAAGAGAGCAATTGACCAGAAACAAAGGAAGATGGTTTATGGACGAAGCTGCTTTGCCAAGCTATTCTGTGGCTGAAGTTCAAGCAGGTTTCAAAGCGCATCCTGAAGTGTTGATTAGAACTGAGGTTATCAATGACAAAAAACAAAAAACAATTCTTAGCAGAGAAGAATCTGAATTAAGATTGGCTCAAGCTTCTCTAGTAGTTGAAGGTGCTAACTTGACAAGAAACGAATACGGTAGCAAATTGTTTGCTGATTTCTTTTTCTTTATTACTGGTTTCCACGGTTTTCACGTATTCTCTGGAGTTGTGATCAATATTATTGTCTTCTTTAATGTTTTGCTTGGAACATACGAGAAAAGAAAAAGCTATGAAATGGTAGAAAAAGTGGGACTATATTGGCACTTTGTTGATTTGGTTTGGGTATTTGTATTCACGGTTTTCTATTTAGTTTAA
- a CDS encoding PAS domain S-box protein, producing MENKKEEIFSDDNLTKSELLNLVKKQREIIKSLQNEEKNYQKLFENSIDGVYKSTLEGKFIDVSPSLVNMLGYDSKEELLGIDIKTELYFDIEDRKNIIQQNNGKIEEFRVRKKDGSPIWIENHGKNITDSKGTVLYYEGILRNVSERAKASLTQKVLLNISEEGYKIQDLKEFNVFIKNELGLLIDTTNFYIALYNEDMQTISIPFISGEDVDEEFPIGKSMTGYLIKSNKPLLVKSKEYNKLIESGEVELTGTFPKAWLGVPLRVNKKVIGVIVVQSYNDKNAYQQSDIELLEFVASHISLSIQRKKVEQEMAVSKQILRKILDNIPIRVYWKNRESQFLGCNASFINELSLKSEDEILGKTDFDIHEREDAEKKREDEVKVMLSGKPKLKYQELNTQKGQERWVLTSKLPFFDENNKVIGIIGTSDDITERIEIESKLKQATEEAIAANLSKSTFLSNMSHEIRTPMNAILGYSQLLQDDDNLTKAQQESLRTINKSGEHLLELINDILDMSKIEAGRVTLNPSDFNLIVLLKEVEELFKIKANQKNIDLSFNIDKSVPTVIYADESKIKQVIINLIGNSLKFTSEGFVKVSVEKLKNNELQIKIKDSGKGILKEEQEAIFKPFEQAQNGRQTEGGTGLGLAISRKFSNLMEGDITIESEYGKGAEFTFSCRYFEGNESMLKSDKEELQVAALSPEMKGLKVAIVDDRFENRDILYKKLNPLGFDTRMAENGKEAVELYKEWKPDIILMDVVMPVMDGVEATRQILKIAGNHQVKIFVVSASALESEQKEIMEIGATVFIKKPVIFNLLLAEMHNKAGVKFIYKEEKKKETNKNSIPSDVPEHLKARFLEASEEGNFTLLQDLLETLEKETGKSFEFIEDCINEMEFEAIINWLES from the coding sequence ATGGAAAATAAAAAGGAGGAGATTTTTTCTGATGATAATTTAACAAAAAGTGAGTTATTAAATCTCGTGAAAAAGCAAAGAGAAATTATAAAATCTCTGCAGAATGAAGAAAAAAACTATCAAAAATTATTTGAAAACTCTATAGATGGAGTCTACAAAAGTACACTTGAAGGAAAATTTATTGATGTTAGTCCTTCTTTAGTGAATATGCTGGGATATGATTCAAAAGAAGAACTGTTGGGAATTGACATTAAGACAGAACTCTATTTTGATATTGAAGACAGAAAGAATATTATTCAACAAAATAATGGTAAAATAGAAGAGTTCCGTGTTCGCAAGAAAGACGGATCACCAATATGGATTGAAAATCACGGAAAAAATATTACAGACAGCAAGGGTACTGTTTTATATTATGAAGGTATTCTACGCAATGTTTCAGAAAGGGCAAAAGCAAGTTTGACACAAAAAGTATTATTAAATATTTCTGAAGAGGGTTATAAAATCCAAGACTTAAAAGAGTTTAATGTATTCATAAAAAATGAATTAGGACTATTAATTGATACAACTAATTTTTACATTGCCTTATATAATGAAGATATGCAAACAATAAGCATTCCTTTTATATCAGGTGAAGATGTAGATGAAGAATTCCCAATAGGAAAATCCATGACAGGCTATTTGATAAAGAGCAATAAACCTCTTTTAGTAAAATCAAAGGAGTACAACAAGCTAATTGAATCGGGTGAAGTTGAGCTGACAGGAACTTTTCCAAAGGCATGGTTAGGAGTTCCATTGAGGGTAAATAAAAAAGTAATAGGTGTTATTGTAGTTCAAAGTTATAATGATAAAAATGCCTATCAACAAAGTGATATTGAATTGTTGGAATTTGTAGCGTCTCATATCAGTTTAAGTATACAAAGAAAGAAGGTTGAACAAGAAATGGCTGTATCCAAACAAATATTAAGAAAAATTCTCGATAATATCCCCATAAGAGTTTATTGGAAAAATAGAGAGTCACAATTTTTAGGATGCAACGCCTCTTTTATTAATGAACTGTCTTTGAAAAGTGAAGATGAAATATTGGGAAAAACAGATTTTGATATTCATGAAAGAGAAGATGCGGAAAAGAAGAGGGAAGATGAAGTGAAAGTAATGTTAAGTGGCAAGCCAAAATTAAAATATCAGGAATTAAACACTCAAAAGGGACAAGAACGATGGGTTCTAACAAGTAAATTGCCTTTTTTTGATGAAAACAACAAGGTCATAGGTATTATAGGTACTTCAGACGACATTACCGAACGCATAGAAATTGAAAGTAAGCTAAAACAAGCAACAGAAGAGGCCATTGCAGCCAATCTTTCAAAATCTACTTTTTTGTCAAATATGAGCCATGAAATTAGAACACCCATGAATGCCATTTTAGGATATTCACAGCTGTTGCAAGATGATGACAATTTGACTAAAGCACAACAAGAGAGCCTGAGAACAATAAATAAAAGCGGTGAACATTTATTGGAATTAATCAATGATATTTTAGATATGTCTAAAATTGAGGCAGGAAGAGTTACATTAAATCCATCCGATTTTAATTTGATTGTGCTATTAAAAGAAGTCGAGGAATTATTTAAAATAAAAGCAAATCAAAAAAATATTGATCTATCTTTCAATATTGACAAAAGCGTACCTACAGTCATTTATGCCGATGAGTCAAAAATAAAACAAGTAATTATCAATTTGATAGGTAACTCTTTGAAATTTACTTCCGAAGGATTTGTGAAAGTTTCAGTTGAAAAGCTCAAAAACAATGAACTGCAAATTAAAATAAAAGATAGCGGCAAGGGAATTTTAAAAGAAGAACAGGAAGCAATATTTAAACCATTTGAACAGGCCCAAAATGGTCGTCAAACTGAAGGAGGAACAGGTTTGGGATTAGCAATAAGCAGAAAATTTTCTAACTTAATGGAAGGCGATATTACCATTGAAAGCGAATATGGCAAAGGGGCCGAGTTCACTTTTAGTTGTAGGTATTTTGAAGGAAATGAAAGTATGTTAAAAAGTGATAAAGAAGAATTACAAGTAGCAGCTCTTAGTCCTGAGATGAAAGGGTTGAAAGTGGCGATTGTTGATGATAGATTCGAGAACAGAGATATATTGTATAAAAAATTAAACCCTTTAGGATTTGATACTCGAATGGCGGAGAACGGAAAAGAAGCTGTTGAGTTATACAAAGAATGGAAGCCAGATATTATTTTAATGGACGTAGTAATGCCGGTAATGGATGGAGTTGAAGCTACAAGGCAAATTTTAAAGATAGCAGGAAATCACCAGGTTAAAATTTTCGTGGTCAGTGCAAGTGCATTGGAGTCTGAACAAAAAGAAATTATGGAAATAGGAGCTACCGTTTTTATTAAAAAACCAGTGATATTTAACTTGCTATTAGCCGAAATGCACAATAAAGCAGGCGTCAAATTTATTTACAAAGAAGAGAAAAAGAAAGAAACAAACAAAAATTCTATTCCTTCAGATGTGCCTGAGCATTTAAAAGCACGTTTTTTAGAAGCCTCCGAAGAAGGAAATTTTACATTGTTGCAAGATTTATTAGAAACATTGGAAAAGGAAACTGGAAAATCATTTGAATTTATTGAAGACTGTATTAATGAAATGGAATTTGAAGCGATTATAAATTGGTTAGAATCATAA
- a CDS encoding ABC transporter ATP-binding protein — translation MIEIKDLHKSYKMGNSELHVLKGINFNIKEGELVAIMGSSGSGKSTLLNILGILDEADSGDYVLDSVPIKKLNETIASRYRNQFLGFVFQSFNLINYKTALDNVAMPLYYQGIKRKERTEIAMRYLEKVGLASHSHHLPNELSGGQKQRVAIARALASNPKVLLADEPTGALDTVTSYEVMELIQGINDEGKTILIVTHEPDIAAMCKRNVVLKDGVIIDDKLVEQVRASSYV, via the coding sequence ATGATTGAAATTAAAGATTTACACAAATCCTATAAAATGGGTAATTCCGAATTGCACGTGCTGAAAGGAATCAATTTCAATATCAAGGAAGGCGAATTGGTGGCCATTATGGGGTCGTCAGGTTCCGGAAAATCTACCTTATTAAATATTCTCGGAATTCTTGACGAAGCCGATTCGGGCGATTATGTTTTGGACAGTGTTCCCATTAAAAAACTCAATGAAACCATCGCTTCCAGATACCGAAACCAATTTCTGGGTTTTGTCTTCCAATCCTTCAATTTGATCAATTATAAAACGGCCTTGGATAATGTGGCAATGCCTTTGTATTACCAAGGAATTAAACGGAAAGAACGTACCGAAATCGCGATGCGTTATCTTGAAAAGGTGGGCTTGGCATCGCATTCGCACCATTTGCCCAACGAACTTTCCGGCGGACAAAAACAACGTGTGGCCATCGCCAGGGCATTGGCTTCGAACCCAAAAGTGTTGCTGGCCGATGAGCCAACGGGAGCTTTGGACACCGTGACTTCTTATGAAGTGATGGAACTCATTCAAGGAATAAACGACGAAGGAAAAACGATTTTGATCGTAACCCACGAGCCCGATATTGCCGCCATGTGCAAAAGAAACGTGGTCCTGAAAGATGGAGTAATCATCGATGATAAATTAGTGGAACAAGTAAGGGCTTCATCTTATGTTTAA
- the cyoE gene encoding heme o synthase: protein MNSTPNTLSVKSIYTDFKAITKAGLAISVVFSSIAGFLLGVADFQTLHWVVLLKLAFGGYCMVGASNAYNQVIEKDLDALMDRTKNRPVASGRMKPNVALVVASILTIIGIVLLYSINPKSAMFGAISIFLYTSIYTPLKTVTSLSVFVGAFPGAIPFMLGWVAATGDFGIEAGTLFLIQFFWQFPHFWAIGWFLYEDYEKAGFFMLPTGKKDRGTALQIILYTVWLIIASLLPCLGYTGQLFISPIAAVLVFLLGLWMLYYAVQLFKLRTAKAARTLMLVSVSYITLLQLIYIFDKILR, encoded by the coding sequence TTGAACAGCACGCCCAATACTCTTTCCGTAAAATCAATTTACACTGATTTCAAAGCAATTACTAAAGCTGGATTGGCTATTAGTGTCGTGTTTTCTTCCATTGCGGGATTCTTGCTTGGTGTTGCCGATTTTCAAACCTTGCATTGGGTTGTTTTGTTGAAGTTGGCTTTTGGTGGTTATTGCATGGTGGGCGCGTCGAATGCCTACAACCAAGTCATCGAAAAAGACCTTGACGCCTTGATGGACAGAACCAAAAACCGTCCTGTTGCCTCGGGACGAATGAAGCCGAACGTGGCCTTGGTCGTAGCCAGTATTCTTACCATTATCGGGATTGTATTGCTTTACAGCATCAATCCAAAATCGGCTATGTTTGGTGCGATTTCCATATTTTTATACACCAGTATTTACACGCCTCTGAAAACCGTGACTTCGTTGTCGGTTTTTGTGGGTGCTTTTCCGGGAGCGATTCCGTTTATGTTGGGTTGGGTTGCCGCAACGGGAGATTTTGGCATCGAAGCCGGAACTTTGTTTCTAATTCAATTTTTCTGGCAGTTTCCCCATTTTTGGGCAATCGGTTGGTTTTTATATGAAGATTATGAAAAAGCAGGTTTCTTTATGTTGCCAACAGGCAAGAAAGACAGAGGGACGGCTTTGCAAATCATATTGTACACAGTTTGGCTAATAATTGCGTCGCTTTTGCCTTGTTTGGGTTATACGGGACAATTATTTATTTCGCCAATAGCGGCGGTCTTGGTGTTTTTGCTTGGACTTTGGATGCTTTATTATGCCGTTCAATTGTTTAAATTGAGGACGGCAAAAGCTGCAAGAACCTTGATGTTGGTTAGTGTTTCTTATATTACTTTATTGCAATTAATTTATATATTTGATAAAATCTTAAGATAG
- a CDS encoding ABC transporter permease, translating into MFNVERWQEIFEAIAKNKMRTFLTGISVASGIFILVILLGAGKGLENGIAKQFERDAEGIIEVWSGTTTKEYKGLNPGRQIQFRDSDYKLSLQKFGDQLEKKASTYNQWNGAVVYGKETGNYQYRGVNPDYQAIENATMVEGRFINENDLKNNEKVGVIGQKIKMDIFKGKSPLGELISINGINFKVVGVFTDPSGEREETRIYLPLTTTQKTYGAGDKISNLFYTLHKKATYDEALAQSNKFSKELEQLLKSKNVIAPDDTGGVGVHNSVEDAKKFYDLNLYIRLFFWWVGICTIIAGVVGVSNIMLIIVKERTKEIGIRKALGASPISIIGMILHESIFITTIAGFVGLLSSLLLLEFVGPYVQSEYFLNPEVDFSIALTTLALLVFAGALAGFFPAYHAAKIKPIVALRDE; encoded by the coding sequence ATGTTTAATGTAGAACGCTGGCAGGAAATATTCGAGGCTATCGCCAAAAACAAAATGAGAACCTTTCTCACGGGAATTTCCGTGGCTTCGGGGATTTTTATTTTGGTCATTCTCTTGGGGGCCGGAAAAGGGCTCGAAAACGGAATTGCCAAACAGTTCGAAAGAGATGCCGAGGGAATCATCGAGGTTTGGTCAGGAACGACAACCAAAGAATACAAAGGATTGAATCCCGGCAGACAAATCCAGTTTAGAGATAGCGATTACAAGCTTTCATTACAGAAATTCGGGGATCAATTAGAAAAAAAAGCTTCTACCTATAATCAATGGAATGGAGCGGTGGTTTACGGAAAAGAGACTGGAAATTATCAATATCGCGGTGTCAATCCAGATTATCAAGCCATAGAGAATGCGACCATGGTGGAAGGAAGATTCATCAACGAGAACGATTTGAAAAACAATGAAAAAGTAGGTGTAATTGGTCAAAAAATTAAGATGGATATATTTAAAGGCAAAAGCCCATTGGGTGAGCTAATTTCCATCAACGGAATAAATTTTAAGGTAGTCGGTGTTTTTACGGATCCTTCCGGCGAAAGAGAAGAAACCAGAATTTATCTGCCACTGACAACTACTCAAAAAACCTATGGTGCGGGAGACAAGATCAGTAATTTGTTTTACACCTTGCATAAAAAAGCCACTTATGACGAAGCATTGGCACAATCAAACAAGTTTTCGAAAGAATTAGAACAGTTGTTGAAAAGCAAGAATGTCATTGCGCCAGATGATACTGGCGGAGTTGGTGTTCATAATTCGGTTGAGGATGCCAAGAAATTTTATGATTTGAACCTTTACATCCGATTGTTTTTTTGGTGGGTGGGAATTTGTACCATCATTGCCGGTGTGGTTGGCGTAAGCAATATTATGTTGATTATTGTCAAAGAACGAACCAAGGAAATTGGCATTCGAAAAGCCTTGGGAGCTTCACCGATTTCCATTATCGGAATGATATTGCACGAGTCCATTTTCATAACGACCATCGCAGGTTTTGTGGGGCTTTTGTCTAGTTTATTGCTTTTGGAATTCGTTGGACCTTACGTTCAAAGTGAATATTTTTTGAATCCGGAAGTCGATTTTAGCATTGCCTTGACAACGCTTGCATTATTAGTGTTTGCAGGCGCTTTGGCAGGTTTTTTCCCGGCTTATCACGCTGCCAAAATAAAACCCATTGTAGCACTTAGAGACGAATAA
- a CDS encoding cytochrome c oxidase subunit 3 has product MATTMTAEEHKSRSDRSYKLLLLFAMISMIMMFAGLTSAFVVSKSRVDWLKDFQLPSAFYFSTAVIIGCSVTFHLAKKAIQKDNQKATTAFLLATLALGILFVVLQFVGFGQIVESGYYFTGSESSITTTFLYIVTVVHLLHLAGGLISLLIIIYNQLKQKYNSTQTLGIELGAMYWHFLDLLWVYLFLFLFFFK; this is encoded by the coding sequence ATGGCAACAACAATGACCGCCGAAGAGCATAAATCAAGATCGGATAGATCTTATAAATTACTGTTATTGTTCGCAATGATAAGTATGATAATGATGTTTGCAGGGCTTACCAGTGCTTTTGTAGTGAGTAAATCCAGAGTGGATTGGTTGAAGGATTTTCAATTGCCTTCTGCTTTTTATTTCAGTACCGCAGTGATTATAGGATGTAGTGTTACTTTTCATTTGGCCAAAAAAGCCATTCAAAAAGACAATCAAAAAGCGACTACAGCATTTCTTTTAGCTACTTTGGCGTTGGGAATTTTATTTGTTGTTTTACAATTTGTGGGTTTTGGACAAATAGTGGAAAGCGGATATTATTTCACCGGATCGGAGAGTTCAATCACGACAACATTCCTGTATATAGTGACTGTTGTGCACTTATTGCACCTTGCAGGAGGACTAATTTCTCTTTTGATTATTATTTACAATCAATTAAAACAAAAATACAATTCGACTCAAACCCTTGGTATTGAGCTGGGTGCGATGTATTGGCACTTTCTTGATTTATTGTGGGTATATTTATTTTTATTTTTATTTTTCTTTAAATAA
- a CDS encoding cytochrome C oxidase subunit IV family protein, producing MSHEHVSNTKRIWTVFGILSVITIVEVIFGIIKPESLHMTNFLGLNLLNWLFIILTLVKAYYIVYAFMHMEGEKAVLRNSVIWPLIFLVVYLLFILLTEAHYIFGVFKDSTIKWNF from the coding sequence ATGTCACACGAACACGTATCTAATACAAAAAGAATTTGGACGGTTTTTGGAATTTTATCCGTTATAACAATTGTTGAGGTAATTTTCGGGATTATAAAACCGGAGTCTTTACACATGACTAATTTCTTGGGCTTGAATTTGCTAAACTGGTTATTCATCATTTTAACATTGGTAAAAGCTTATTATATTGTGTATGCCTTTATGCATATGGAAGGCGAGAAAGCAGTATTGAGAAATTCGGTAATATGGCCGTTAATCTTTTTGGTGGTTTATCTGCTTTTTATTCTTTTGACGGAAGCACATTATATATTTGGGGTTTTTAAAGATAGCACGATTAAGTGGAATTTTTAA